In one Gimesia sp. genomic region, the following are encoded:
- a CDS encoding HEAT repeat domain-containing protein gives MTVNESQLTDWISQLDSSDGETRQSARHQLVQAGADAVPALIKALNHSSETMRWEAAKALGEIRDPVAVEPLIEILADDDSVRFVAASALIGMSNDSVPPLLRALINEPARFRDGGCFVLHHLASDDEKLREPLTPVVEALMSLDSSLLVPVESEKALSKLK, from the coding sequence ATGACAGTCAACGAAAGTCAACTCACAGACTGGATTTCTCAGCTCGACAGCTCTGATGGAGAGACCAGACAGTCAGCGCGTCATCAACTGGTTCAAGCGGGAGCGGATGCGGTCCCGGCTTTGATCAAGGCACTGAATCATTCTTCCGAGACTATGCGCTGGGAGGCAGCCAAGGCATTGGGGGAAATCAGAGACCCTGTTGCTGTCGAACCATTGATCGAGATCCTGGCAGATGACGACAGTGTGCGGTTCGTTGCTGCCTCCGCTTTGATTGGGATGAGTAATGATTCTGTGCCTCCCCTCTTACGGGCATTGATTAATGAACCAGCCCGGTTCCGGGACGGTGGTTGTTTTGTGTTGCATCACCTGGCATCAGATGACGAAAAACTACGTGAGCCGTTGACCCCTGTGGTTGAAGCGCTGATGTCGCTTGATTCGTCTCTGCTGGTTCCAGTTGAATCCGAAAAGGCTCTTTCAAAGCTTAAATAG
- a CDS encoding PQQ-binding-like beta-propeller repeat protein, whose product MKCSFCRKKRSEQDLLTPRMQILATVCFLFFLTAKPGQANDPNPFLPTGVEDRGWPDVRGADFDAHSPEINLADSWPEEGPPVLWVKELGQGYSAFVAQGNRVYTQAQTLQGQYVYCLEAKTGKTIWQYRYDWPYELTGVYPGPRATPTLADGKVLFAAPSGLIGCLDAKRGKLIWSRNVLEDFHGTGGDGFGYACSPTVVDQLAILPVGGPDASLVALNLNDGKTVWQAGNRPASYCPAFPIERKGQKLVVGYLENALVIHDLQTGELLLEHELSEGYDEHSAWPLYREPYLWLAAPFRSGSQLLELPDQFTHSEPLKTVWRSRVMSNDVLSSVLVDGRIYGFDIFDQQSKTQRPSRGKFRCIDFLTGEELWEQGSGRPERSNNDISDELGQSGIIIADGKLILLNERGELILLRQNSEQCEILARCSVLSGELTWTPPVLHRGCVFIRNQSRAACVYIGDPDLLPTDQATLNLTDIPQEAYYDWAGQILSVEPEYAFDLPSTEWLISWYCWSLGLLIVSLMLAAVPLWWIPAQYRRRAWIRSYRIMAFLTGSLGTTWISLWSQDFIFTWPLCLYIATEPVLESVQFRREGQRAAFWRDYGPLIGLLGVFTVYFLICRRLSLVFEWAFLAGPIGALPAGCSEWYLKPQTPLQVCFVLLLKLITFTCFYASGVVVLWLRY is encoded by the coding sequence GTGAAATGTTCTTTCTGCAGAAAGAAACGGTCAGAACAGGATCTGCTAACCCCCAGGATGCAGATCCTGGCGACGGTTTGCTTTCTGTTTTTCTTAACTGCAAAACCCGGGCAGGCGAACGATCCAAATCCTTTTTTACCAACCGGTGTGGAAGATCGTGGTTGGCCTGATGTTCGGGGCGCTGATTTTGATGCACATTCTCCGGAAATAAATCTGGCGGACAGCTGGCCTGAAGAGGGACCTCCCGTTCTGTGGGTTAAAGAACTGGGACAGGGATATTCTGCTTTCGTCGCCCAGGGGAATCGCGTTTATACCCAGGCCCAGACTTTACAGGGACAATACGTATATTGTCTGGAAGCAAAAACGGGAAAAACGATCTGGCAGTACCGTTATGACTGGCCCTATGAACTAACTGGCGTTTATCCCGGACCAAGGGCGACCCCCACGCTGGCTGATGGAAAGGTCCTCTTTGCGGCCCCCAGTGGACTCATCGGCTGTCTGGATGCAAAACGGGGGAAACTGATCTGGTCCCGAAATGTACTGGAAGATTTTCACGGTACGGGGGGAGACGGATTTGGTTATGCCTGTTCGCCGACAGTCGTGGACCAATTGGCCATCTTACCTGTGGGCGGGCCAGACGCCAGTCTGGTAGCCCTGAATCTCAACGATGGGAAGACCGTCTGGCAGGCAGGCAATCGACCTGCCAGTTACTGTCCAGCATTTCCGATTGAACGTAAGGGGCAAAAACTGGTGGTGGGTTATCTGGAGAACGCCCTGGTTATCCATGATCTGCAGACAGGAGAGCTGCTGCTTGAGCATGAGTTATCCGAAGGGTATGACGAGCACTCCGCCTGGCCCCTTTATCGAGAACCGTATCTCTGGCTCGCTGCTCCATTTCGTTCTGGCTCTCAATTACTGGAACTGCCGGATCAGTTTACACACTCAGAACCGTTGAAAACAGTCTGGCGTTCTCGTGTGATGTCCAATGATGTGTTATCGAGTGTGCTGGTGGATGGAAGGATTTACGGTTTTGATATTTTTGATCAACAGTCAAAAACACAGCGTCCTTCTCGAGGTAAGTTTCGTTGTATTGATTTTCTGACGGGGGAAGAATTATGGGAGCAGGGATCTGGACGCCCCGAACGATCGAATAATGACATCTCTGATGAACTGGGACAATCCGGAATCATTATCGCTGATGGAAAACTGATTCTCCTTAATGAACGAGGCGAGTTGATCCTGCTTCGTCAGAATTCCGAGCAATGTGAAATTCTGGCTCGCTGTTCGGTTCTTTCAGGAGAATTAACCTGGACGCCCCCCGTGCTGCACCGTGGTTGCGTATTTATTCGAAATCAATCCCGGGCTGCCTGTGTTTATATCGGGGATCCTGATCTGTTACCGACTGATCAGGCCACATTGAATTTGACTGATATTCCGCAGGAAGCTTACTACGACTGGGCGGGACAGATTCTGTCCGTGGAACCGGAGTACGCTTTTGATTTGCCTTCGACTGAATGGCTTATCAGCTGGTACTGCTGGTCTCTCGGGTTACTGATCGTCAGCCTGATGCTGGCCGCGGTTCCACTCTGGTGGATACCAGCTCAATATCGAAGGCGGGCCTGGATCCGCTCATACCGCATCATGGCATTCCTGACTGGGTCACTGGGAACCACATGGATCAGTCTCTGGTCTCAGGATTTTATATTCACGTGGCCGTTGTGTCTCTATATTGCGACCGAGCCTGTGCTGGAGTCTGTCCAGTTTCGCAGGGAAGGTCAACGGGCTGCATTCTGGCGAGATTATGGGCCACTTATCGGTTTACTCGGGGTATTCACTGTCTACTTTCTAATCTGCCGTCGGCTGAGCCTCGTCTTCGAATGGGCGTTCCTCGCGGGACCCATTGGGGCGTTACCTGCAGGTTGCTCGGAATGGTATTTGAAACCTCAGACACCACTGCAGGTGT